A part of Nitrospirota bacterium genomic DNA contains:
- the lepB gene encoding signal peptidase I, translating into MENKKDKKNIIREYVESIVIAIVMALIIKAFFIQAFKIPSGSMIPTLKIGDHILVSKFIYGTKLPFTDRIIIPFKKPARGDIIVFKYPEDESKDFIKRVIGLPGDTLEVKEKKVYINGNPLEESYPEHNDAVVYPYGIQPRDNFGPVIVPEGSYFVMGDNRDFSLDSRYWGFVKLNKIKGRAFIIYWSWDGEDSWVRWKRIGHWIR; encoded by the coding sequence ATGGAAAATAAAAAAGATAAAAAGAACATCATACGTGAATATGTAGAATCAATTGTTATAGCAATTGTAATGGCCCTGATTATTAAGGCATTCTTTATTCAGGCATTCAAGATCCCTTCAGGGTCAATGATTCCGACGTTAAAGATAGGGGACCATATTCTGGTAAGTAAGTTTATTTATGGGACCAAACTCCCGTTTACAGACAGGATTATTATACCGTTTAAAAAACCTGCACGCGGGGATATTATTGTTTTCAAGTATCCTGAGGATGAGAGTAAGGATTTTATTAAACGTGTCATCGGCCTCCCCGGCGATACACTGGAGGTTAAGGAGAAAAAGGTATATATAAACGGCAATCCACTTGAAGAATCATATCCGGAGCACAATGATGCAGTAGTCTACCCTTATGGTATTCAGCCGCGCGATAACTTTGGGCCGGTTATTGTACCTGAAGGATCTTATTTTGTTATGGGAGATAACAGGGACTTCAGCCTTGACAGCAGATACTGGGGCTTTGTAAAGCTGAATAAGATAAAGGGCAGGGCATTTATTATCTACTGGTCATGGGATGGAGAGGATAGCTGGGTCAGGTGGAAAAGGATTGGGCATTGGATTAGATGA